In one Penaeus chinensis breed Huanghai No. 1 chromosome 33, ASM1920278v2, whole genome shotgun sequence genomic region, the following are encoded:
- the LOC125043375 gene encoding uncharacterized protein LOC125043375, translating to MSVFHGHYSHGSSMEESYGTYGDQQFITVAYFPENGIPSEHYGTGATFVSPQDSRQASGTTSVPQAKCFQPFYSSQEAEFFQARDFFQATDSFQVHGFSQSTDLSQVSNSSQTADQDPWCRQRSSTSRKGKITKWHELPPQASTEAEEKRLRAVKGKQYREKCKARELRVKQDLDHVTEEIAQLRSEMDRKSAACVEMERRLDEAIQRHDERDYSYLLDDYIQ from the exons ATGTCTGTCTTTCACGGACACTATAGTCACGGGTCGTCCATGGAGGAGAGTTATGGGACTTATGGAGACCAACAGTTTATAACCGTCGCTTATTTTCCCGAAAATGGGATCCCTTCCGAGCATTACGGGACTGGCGCCACGTTTGTTTCACCTCAAGACTCAAGACAGGCTTCCGGAACTACTAGTGTGCCACAAGCTAAATGCTTTCAGCCGTTTTATTCCTCCCAAGAAGCCGAGTTCTTTCAGGCACGCGATTTTTTCCAAGCAACCGATTCCTTTCAAGTTCATGGGTTCTCGCAGTCAACTGATTTGTCTCAAGTGTCGAACTCTTCTCAAACAGCCGACCAAGACCCGTGGTGTCGCCAGAGATCGTCCACCTCTCGCAAGGGTAAGATCACCAAGTGGCACGAACTTCCCCCGCAAGCAAGTACTGAAGCCGAGGAAAAGAGGCTTCGCGCAGTCAAAGGCAAGCAGTACAGGGAGAAGTGCAAGGCGAGGGAACTGCGGGTGAAGCAAGACCTAGATCACGTCACGGAAGAGATCGCGCAACTCCGCTCAGAAATGGACAGGAAGAGCGCCGCCTGcgtggagatggagagaagactGGACGAAGCCATCCAGCGCCACGATGAAAGGGATTACA GTTACCTTTTGGACGATTATATACAATGA
- the LOC125043360 gene encoding galactosylceramide sulfotransferase-like, which translates to MNLSAFAKASQYTSAQKNKLNIIAAYFGVSDPNDRATESEMYNKAKWLNQIFDLVMIAERFDESLVLLKHLMCWDTEDVVYVKAKIRNPSYRPKVSEAVKDRLRELNSQDVILYKFFSEVFEEKVKAFGEERMRMEVEDLRQTNARLLKDCGAELTGSDTTVKTWQVTSNSSICKMISLSGVAITSQLVRRQKIWVSSNLTYDLSSWTFT; encoded by the coding sequence ATGAATCTTTCTGCCTTTGCTAAAGCGTCACAGTACACATCAGCTCAGAagaataaactaaacataatcgcTGCTTACTTCGGGGTCAGCGATCCCAACGATCGCGCAACAGAAAGTGAGATGTATAACAAGGCAAAATGGCTGAATCAGATATTTGACTTGGTGATGATAGCTGAAAGGTTCGACGAGTCCCTGGTTCTCCTTAAGCACCTTATGTGCTGGGACACTGAAGACGTCGTTTATGTCAAAGCTAAGATTCGGAATCCGTCTTATAGGCCTAAGGTCTCGGAGGCTGTGAAAGACAGGCTTCGGGAATTGAACAGTCAAGATGTCATTTTGTACAAGTTCTTCAGTGAAGTCtttgaggagaaagtgaaagcatTTGGCGAGGAAAGGATGCGGATGGAAGTCGAGGACCTTCGCCAAACAAATGCTCGACTTCTGAAGGACTGCGGAGCTGAACTCACCGGATCAGACACAACTGTGAAAACTTGGCAAGTAACGAGCAACTCGAGTATTTGTAAGATGATTTCATTGAGTGGTGTTGCTATTACAAGCCAACTTGTAAGAAGACAAAAGATCTGGGTCTCTAGTAACTTAACTTATGACCTGTCATCATGGACTTTTACTTAA